A region of Pseudosulfitobacter sp. DSM 107133 DNA encodes the following proteins:
- a CDS encoding relaxase/mobilization nuclease domain-containing protein has translation MRLNDAVGAVTGEIFEDGWSRIRGSMQGLYASKQKQMVRAAAGHRAAVFKAIRGGGTHNKSQLSNQLEYLTTKSTHIVDSSGFLDGKSKLERGEIKDLTERFAKRWDAGFKPKLGQTTHLLMSFPIGTRGEDVRDIATDVAERFFQKDEGHFDYIIAVHEDREHPHAHLVLNRRSQEGEFFYLARNHRFNYDDFRLAMVEEAETYGVRLEATRRIDRGEVHYPAKTREVYAAKEEGRTPVERERVGKDLTRTLAEIANTKIIFHSLAAEASSENREDIAEVLFRAGEVLAKGGHVETAGGIYMAEDETFEDLRSRYAEKVANITDLIAAKPDAERPALEKSLNAIQARVQHMQPLGLRSNSLSEVPSEGGVYSEANIQQSQLERLSEPRVRARVDAALRGTGISTSEVVARMETGAQNAALEHQWIADDLSKVAEAKDLNLERRADLEQARDILNDVHVQLGTMLEREGVLRRDGVIEDAREVQAHVTQAQIETAANAVRVETRIEAQSEDLDEAVIESLAVERLEDEQRDYLRDHPELIARPTDVIRTDEEGRAVIVDQAAADWVINEVEAARLGAHSSTPISVSVARDLQTRYPDMPEQLAEGLGDTYARVYEARGAEREENLTERETVQNETPELSRVLAHERAGELSSPFETNQEREAFRSDVARVLDAAQLDRLKEGDSDALENVIEDRLDRLYVAKVYLQSDAATANSEALRQVVDELADVEVERHRAADVDGEIERGQVH, from the coding sequence ATGCGGCTGAATGATGCGGTTGGTGCCGTCACCGGAGAGATATTTGAGGATGGGTGGAGCCGGATCCGTGGCTCGATGCAGGGTCTGTATGCCTCCAAGCAAAAGCAGATGGTGCGCGCCGCTGCGGGACATCGGGCCGCTGTGTTCAAAGCGATCCGGGGCGGGGGCACGCATAATAAATCCCAGCTGTCCAACCAGCTCGAATACCTCACGACAAAGTCCACCCATATCGTCGACAGCAGCGGGTTCCTGGATGGCAAATCCAAGCTTGAGCGCGGCGAGATCAAAGACCTGACCGAGCGCTTTGCCAAGCGGTGGGACGCGGGGTTCAAACCCAAACTTGGGCAAACCACACATCTGCTGATGTCCTTCCCGATTGGAACGCGCGGAGAGGACGTGCGCGACATCGCGACTGACGTGGCCGAGCGGTTCTTCCAGAAAGATGAAGGCCACTTTGATTATATCATTGCTGTACATGAGGACCGCGAGCATCCGCATGCGCATCTCGTATTGAATCGCCGCTCTCAAGAGGGCGAGTTTTTCTATTTGGCGCGCAATCATCGGTTCAACTATGACGACTTCCGGTTGGCGATGGTCGAAGAGGCCGAGACCTACGGCGTGCGGTTGGAGGCAACGCGGCGGATAGATCGCGGCGAGGTGCATTACCCGGCCAAGACCCGCGAGGTCTATGCCGCCAAAGAAGAGGGCAGGACGCCAGTGGAGCGCGAACGGGTGGGTAAAGACCTGACCCGCACGCTTGCCGAGATCGCAAACACCAAAATCATATTCCACTCGCTGGCTGCCGAGGCGTCCTCCGAGAACCGCGAAGACATTGCTGAGGTTCTGTTCCGTGCGGGCGAGGTTCTGGCGAAGGGTGGTCACGTTGAAACCGCAGGAGGCATTTACATGGCCGAAGACGAAACGTTCGAGGATCTGCGCAGCCGCTACGCGGAGAAGGTCGCAAACATCACAGATTTGATCGCGGCAAAGCCGGATGCAGAGCGACCCGCGCTGGAGAAGTCTCTCAACGCAATTCAAGCGCGGGTGCAGCATATGCAGCCCCTTGGGCTACGGTCCAATTCCCTCTCGGAGGTCCCATCAGAAGGCGGGGTTTATTCTGAAGCCAATATTCAGCAAAGCCAGTTGGAGCGTCTGTCTGAGCCACGGGTGCGCGCCCGCGTCGATGCAGCACTGCGCGGCACGGGGATCAGCACATCCGAGGTTGTGGCCCGGATGGAGACGGGGGCGCAAAACGCGGCTCTGGAACATCAATGGATTGCGGATGATTTGTCCAAGGTGGCCGAGGCGAAGGATTTGAACCTTGAGCGCCGCGCGGATTTGGAACAGGCGCGGGATATCCTCAATGATGTACATGTGCAGCTGGGGACCATGCTGGAACGGGAAGGTGTGCTGCGCCGTGACGGTGTCATTGAAGACGCCCGCGAGGTGCAGGCGCATGTCACGCAAGCTCAGATCGAAACCGCTGCCAATGCCGTTCGCGTCGAGACTCGGATTGAAGCTCAGAGTGAGGACCTTGATGAGGCCGTGATCGAAAGCCTTGCCGTAGAGCGTTTGGAGGACGAACAGCGGGACTATCTGCGCGACCATCCAGAGCTGATTGCGCGCCCGACCGATGTGATCCGCACGGATGAGGAGGGCAGGGCGGTGATCGTAGATCAGGCCGCAGCAGACTGGGTTATCAATGAGGTCGAAGCGGCGCGTTTGGGGGCGCACAGCAGCACGCCAATCTCCGTTTCCGTCGCGCGCGATCTACAGACGCGATATCCTGATATGCCCGAGCAGCTGGCGGAGGGTCTCGGCGACACTTACGCGCGTGTCTATGAAGCGCGCGGCGCTGAACGGGAGGAAAACCTGACGGAGCGCGAGACAGTCCAGAATGAGACGCCCGAACTGTCCCGTGTTCTCGCCCATGAACGGGCAGGGGAGTTGTCTTCGCCCTTTGAGACCAACCAAGAACGTGAGGCCTTCCGCAGCGATGTGGCGCGGGTTTTGGACGCGGCGCAGCTCGATCGCCTGAAGGAGGGTGACAGTGACGCTTTGGAAAATGTGATCGAAGATCGCCTTGATCGGCTCTATGTCGCAAAGGTCTATCTACAATCGGATGCGGCAACGGCAAACTCGGAGGCGTTGCGACAGGTTGTCGATGAGTTGGCAGACGTAGAAGTCGAGAGACACCGCGCGGCGGACGTGGACGGCGAGATTGAGCGGGGCCAGGTCCATTGA
- a CDS encoding helix-turn-helix domain-containing protein, producing MSRSKRLTDAQRMEIVREAADGVSTSVLAKRFGVTPRAVQYTLKSDDQRQRDTAVPVLAVSVKVTPDEMAAFDAVLASAGIETRSEGLRRLMQAAGGTFVADTSLAAEMARYRASLNDVGNGVAQIAKQMQKANREGQGTGAEFSELRLAQMRGLARFILDSADEIDLLVRRRRDAMQLKATAALKEFAHAAE from the coding sequence ATGTCTCGCTCGAAACGTCTCACGGATGCGCAACGTATGGAGATCGTGCGCGAAGCCGCGGACGGAGTCTCGACGTCCGTGCTTGCGAAGCGGTTCGGGGTGACACCGCGGGCGGTGCAATACACCTTGAAGAGTGACGATCAGCGCCAGCGCGATACGGCCGTGCCGGTCTTGGCGGTGAGTGTGAAAGTGACCCCTGACGAGATGGCGGCATTCGATGCGGTGCTGGCGTCGGCGGGGATCGAGACCCGCTCGGAAGGGCTGCGCCGCTTGATGCAAGCGGCAGGTGGCACCTTTGTGGCGGACACATCGTTGGCGGCAGAGATGGCGCGCTATCGCGCCTCATTAAATGATGTTGGAAACGGTGTCGCCCAGATTGCCAAGCAGATGCAGAAGGCCAACAGGGAGGGACAGGGAACTGGTGCTGAGTTCTCAGAATTGCGGCTTGCACAGATGCGCGGGTTGGCGCGATTCATCCTCGATAGTGCAGATGAGATTGACCTGCTTGTGCGCCGCCGGCGTGACGCGATGCAGCTGAAAGCAACGGCTGCCTTGAAGGAGTTCGCCCATGCGGCTGAATGA
- a CDS encoding type IV secretory system conjugative DNA transfer family protein has translation MGKAWIAIGVVLVTLVAGAMGYTIASAVLTFKALGFSADIDFGYIAQNYLWIRDRRPDDFQLINLIIGGAAVAGLMMSLALSGSALTRFGQTHWQKRGEMKTNGFFGKPGTGFILGKLGSPKSRARYITSKVFPHALIVAPTGRGKTSGFVIPNLLTWQGSAVTLDVKGECFEATARHRAAQGDKVYRFAPTDWVGKRTHRYNPLLRIYELEDPARQQMELQLLATLFLQSDNDRVQGLLKGGIDLFVAAGLLAFQRKKPNLGEIYRIAASGGNKQKEYVARGHEIDNKAAKLIFTRLASTNNDTLTSYVSLLMTSGLDQWQNPAIDEATQVSDFDFRTIRKKPFTVYLVVQPLMVKPLAPLIRLFFSDLLSAMQEKEPGKDEPWPVMIMLDEFNRLGKMPIVVESIETLRTYRGHLAVVTQTIPALDEIYGENTRRALQGNAGVKLYLTPSDEKTIEELSKAVGKTTKTVITRSRSIGKNPFEGRSQSTRTEETSLLPEDEARRLPLDEIIMVVDAQMPVRAKRIQYFDDRLFAAIHGAQRGELPFPVMGGGGGKADGSDFGGTERSPSQAGTSAEPQVHDERLDGPNEVGSGKSVPPAKKSSKAVQAVVEEEQRQMEMSFADQVEMQIEEIDGGGIDRLDTVVDDLDGLESRLKQGEGVSG, from the coding sequence ATGGGAAAGGCTTGGATTGCCATAGGGGTGGTTCTGGTCACCTTGGTGGCAGGGGCGATGGGCTACACCATTGCCTCGGCTGTGCTGACCTTTAAGGCGCTTGGGTTCAGCGCCGATATCGATTTTGGATATATCGCGCAAAATTACCTCTGGATCAGAGATAGACGGCCTGATGATTTCCAACTGATCAACCTGATCATTGGCGGTGCCGCCGTCGCGGGGCTAATGATGAGCCTTGCCCTTTCCGGCTCGGCCCTCACGCGCTTCGGGCAGACCCATTGGCAAAAGCGCGGTGAGATGAAAACCAACGGGTTCTTTGGCAAGCCAGGGACCGGGTTTATTCTGGGCAAATTGGGCAGCCCAAAGTCGCGGGCCCGCTACATCACATCTAAGGTCTTTCCCCATGCCCTGATCGTGGCACCAACGGGGCGCGGTAAAACCAGCGGCTTTGTGATCCCGAACCTGCTCACATGGCAGGGGTCTGCCGTTACGTTGGATGTGAAGGGCGAGTGTTTTGAAGCCACGGCGCGTCACCGTGCCGCCCAGGGCGACAAGGTCTACCGCTTTGCGCCCACGGACTGGGTAGGCAAGCGCACCCATCGCTACAATCCGCTGCTGCGCATCTATGAATTGGAAGACCCCGCGCGCCAGCAGATGGAATTGCAGCTGCTGGCGACCTTGTTTCTGCAAAGTGACAATGATCGCGTGCAAGGGCTTTTGAAGGGCGGCATTGATTTGTTTGTGGCCGCGGGCTTGCTGGCGTTCCAGCGCAAGAAGCCCAACTTGGGCGAGATCTACCGGATCGCGGCTTCGGGGGGCAACAAGCAGAAAGAATATGTGGCGCGGGGCCACGAGATCGACAACAAAGCCGCGAAGTTGATCTTTACGCGGCTGGCGTCCACCAACAACGACACGCTAACCTCCTATGTCTCGCTTCTGATGACCTCAGGTCTGGATCAATGGCAGAACCCGGCGATTGACGAAGCGACGCAGGTTTCCGACTTTGATTTCCGCACGATCCGCAAGAAGCCCTTCACGGTCTATCTCGTTGTCCAACCGCTGATGGTGAAACCACTCGCGCCGCTAATCCGGTTGTTTTTCTCAGACCTTCTCTCGGCGATGCAAGAGAAGGAACCGGGCAAAGATGAGCCTTGGCCTGTGATGATCATGCTCGATGAGTTCAACCGCCTTGGCAAAATGCCCATTGTGGTCGAGAGCATCGAAACTCTGCGCACCTATCGCGGCCACTTGGCGGTGGTGACCCAAACCATCCCTGCCCTTGATGAAATCTACGGTGAAAACACCCGCCGCGCGTTGCAGGGCAACGCAGGTGTGAAGCTCTACCTCACTCCCTCAGATGAAAAGACCATCGAGGAGCTCAGCAAGGCAGTTGGGAAGACAACGAAGACAGTTATCACTCGATCGCGGTCCATTGGGAAGAACCCGTTTGAGGGGCGCAGTCAGTCCACACGGACGGAAGAGACATCGTTGTTGCCTGAAGACGAAGCGCGCCGGTTGCCGCTTGATGAAATTATCATGGTCGTGGATGCGCAAATGCCAGTGCGGGCGAAGCGGATCCAGTATTTTGATGATCGGCTGTTTGCGGCGATCCATGGCGCGCAGCGGGGCGAGTTGCCGTTTCCGGTGATGGGCGGAGGTGGCGGCAAGGCGGATGGTTCAGATTTCGGCGGAACAGAGCGGAGTCCGAGCCAAGCTGGAACGAGTGCGGAGCCCCAGGTGCATGATGAGCGTCTGGATGGTCCAAACGAGGTCGGTTCAGGTAAATCAGTGCCGCCAGCCAAGAAAAGTTCGAAGGCTGTTCAAGCCGTTGTCGAAGAGGAGCAACGGCAGATGGAAATGAGCTTTGCCGACCAGGTTGAGATGCAAATTGAGGAAATCGATGGTGGCGGTATAGATCGACTCGATACAGTGGTGGATGATTTGGACGGGCTGGAAAGCCGGTTGAAGCAAGGGGAGGGGGTGTCTGGCTGA
- a CDS encoding DUF2493 domain-containing protein has translation MAYDTANTYETIELFGLTEKDAQLPIPEDHVLSDHIIRESFESLLGQLRGTGLEAEIEPLAHGLATILQRRKVALGKEVDRTADKIGALAKSHDGSEIAETALEEAQARFVQLREIVSAIEVMSEAAAECYEIETGHAFIPAAGSRASVRAQETGAVFEARQLLEQHDRETAEKSKVEGVPLIVSGATDWTDVDVIFNTLDKVRERIKQNRNQEIFLCHKGGKHGAEMIAARWARARGVAQARFDPRWSAHGRAAPFKCNDEMLDDKFAATGVVLFGGNGVALNLGQKAEAKGLTVMRVADPAKKASQD, from the coding sequence ATGGCTTACGACACCGCAAACACCTACGAGACCATCGAGCTTTTCGGACTGACCGAGAAGGACGCGCAGCTGCCGATCCCGGAAGATCACGTCCTGAGCGACCACATCATCCGCGAAAGCTTCGAGTCATTGCTCGGGCAGCTGCGCGGGACCGGGCTTGAAGCCGAAATCGAACCGCTGGCCCATGGGCTCGCGACGATCCTGCAGCGCCGCAAGGTGGCGCTCGGCAAGGAGGTCGACCGCACCGCCGACAAGATCGGCGCGCTGGCAAAATCCCACGACGGATCGGAGATCGCCGAGACCGCGCTCGAAGAGGCGCAGGCCCGCTTCGTGCAGCTGCGCGAGATCGTCAGCGCCATTGAGGTGATGAGCGAGGCGGCGGCGGAATGCTACGAGATTGAAACGGGCCACGCCTTCATCCCGGCGGCAGGCTCCCGCGCAAGCGTCCGGGCGCAAGAGACCGGGGCGGTCTTCGAGGCACGGCAGCTCCTGGAGCAGCACGACCGCGAGACTGCCGAGAAATCGAAAGTCGAGGGGGTTCCCCTGATCGTCTCAGGCGCCACCGACTGGACCGATGTCGATGTGATCTTCAACACGCTCGACAAGGTTCGCGAACGCATCAAGCAGAACCGCAACCAGGAGATCTTCCTCTGCCACAAGGGTGGCAAGCACGGGGCGGAGATGATTGCGGCTCGGTGGGCCCGGGCACGCGGGGTCGCGCAGGCGCGCTTCGATCCGCGCTGGTCCGCGCACGGGCGGGCGGCACCGTTCAAGTGCAACGATGAGATGCTGGACGACAAGTTCGCGGCGACGGGGGTTGTACTCTTCGGCGGCAACGGGGTCGCACTGAACCTCGGGCAGAAGGCGGAAGCGAAAGGCCTGACGGTCATGCGGGTTGCGGACCCGGCGAAGAAGGCGTCGCAGGATTGA